The following coding sequences lie in one Rutidosis leptorrhynchoides isolate AG116_Rl617_1_P2 chromosome 4, CSIRO_AGI_Rlap_v1, whole genome shotgun sequence genomic window:
- the LOC139842110 gene encoding uncharacterized protein — MSKQNFNLESLFERQLGDGHDLLFWEDLWIGETQLKFLFPRLFRLETVKDVSIMDRVEFSNNAWSYTWCWVRNLIGRLHGELIQLKALTKSEAKLGNGKCTWKCKTSGKNEYNSKIVTEKINELMTQSDNSNNATLRNSLLPQKIEIFIWRTKRKRIPTRVELDKMGVDLDTMLCPMCNDTIETVDHAILECKFAKEIWEGIFKWRGTNAPSNLNIESTFKGIEIGGLSGQGKKVWQAIEWMTGYFI, encoded by the coding sequence ATGAGTAAACAGAACTTCAATTTGGAATCACTATTCGAAAGACAGCTTGGTGATGGTCATGACTTGCTTTTTTGGGAAGACTTGTGGATTGGTGAAACACAATTAAAATTCCTTTTTCCTCGTTTGTTTAGATTGGAAACTGTGAAGGATGTTTCAATAATGGATAGGGTGGAATTCTCGAATAACGCATGGTCTTATACTTGGTGCTGGGTGAGGAATTTAATAGGTAGATTACATGGCGAGTTAATCCAACTAAAGGCGCTGACTAAATCTGAAGCAAAGCTAGGTAATGGGAAGTGTACATGGAAGTGCAAAACAAGCGGGAAAAATGAATACAACTCAAAGATTGTTACTGAAAAAATCAATGAGTTAATGACACAAAGTGACAACTCAAACAATGCAACCCTACGGAACAGTCTTCTTCCCCAAAAGATTGAGATTTTCATTTGGAGAACTAAAAGAAAGAGGATACCGACAAGAGTAGAGCTAGACAAAATGGGCGTAGATCTCGATACAATGCTATGTCCAATGTGTAATGATACAATTGAGACGGTGGATCATGCTATTTTGGAGTGCAAATTTGCAAAAGAGATTTGGGAAGGTATTTTCAAATGGCGGGGAACAAATGCACCCTCAAACTTAAACATTGAATCAACATTCAAGGGCATCGAAATTGGTGGACTCTCGGGACAGGGGAAAAAAGTGTGGCAAGCTATTGAGTGGATGACGGGTTATTTTATTTGA